The region CTGCATCCGGAAAGCTCCGGTCCCGCTCATCGGGGTGCCGTCGCACTGGCGCATCTCGGCGAACGCGACCGTGCCAAGGAATGGGCCGCCCGCGCCCTCGCGATCGATCCGGGTGAGAACATAGCCCATTACAACGTCGCTTGTGTTTATTCACTCCTGGGCGAGCTCGACGAGGCGATGGATCATCTGGAGAAGGTCATTCCACAACTCTCCCCCGAGTTGATGAAGTGGCTTGAGAAAGACTCGGACCTGGACGCTGTCCGCATCCATCCGCGCTATCAGAAAATGTTTGGGACTCGGGGCGAGCAGCAAGGGCCCGGCAAGTAAGGAGACACACATTCGGGCGGGCTGGAGGGCCGCCTGACGCCCAATGAATGAGGAAACGTGTCCACCGAAATCTCAGTCAGAATCAAGCCTGACCACAGCGCCACATCTATCAGAAATGTCAGCTCGCCAGGTTATCTCGGATGCCTAGTTGTCTGGATGCGAGACCTCCTTGGCGTGAGCGACGACGTGGAGGGCTTGGGCCAACGCGTATCGATCTGGCGGCTTGAAGCGCGCGTTGGCGAGGTTGGGCTCGGCGGCGAGGCGCCGGTGCACGACTTGCTCGGGTGAAGCCCCCTTGAGCACGCGCTGGCGTCGCCTGTTGTAGGCCTGGTTGAAGCCTTTGAGCAGCGTCTCGAGATCACGATGGCTATAGATCGTGATCCCCAGCACCTCGCGCTGCACCCGGCCGTTGAAGCGCTCCACAAGACCGTTGGTCTGCGGCGTGTAGGGTTTGGTCTTGCGATGCTCCACCTTCAGCTTGCGGCAGGCGTGTTCAAAGCCATCAGCCGTGAAGCAGGATCCTCTGTCCGTCAGCACGTGGGTGACCTTGAAGGGGAACGCGCGGATCGCCTCTTTCAGGAAGGCGACCGCGCTTGTGGCCAGCTCATCGTCTTTGACCGCCAGGTGCACCCAGCGCGAGCAGCGGTCGATGGCGACATAGAGGAAGCGCTTGCGGCTCTCGCCATTGGCGGTTTCCAGCTTGGGCAAGTGCTTGATGTCGATGTGGACGAAGCCGAGATCATAATCCTTGAACGTGCCGCTCTCCCGCTTGCGCTGCTGCGCCGGGGGCAATCGTCCTAGCCCCTCAGCCTTGAGGATGCGGTAGACCGCATCGCGGTTCAGATGGGGCAGGAAGTGCGTGACCACGAAGGTCAGATCATCGAGCGGAAAGCCGGTGGCCTGGCGCAGGGCGCAGACAATGGCCCGCTCTTCCTCAGTGGCTTTCCAGGGCAGCTTGTGCGGCCGGCTGCTGTGGTCCTGGCAGTCCTTGGCCCCGCGCTTGCGCCACTTGCGGACGGTCTCGGTGCTCACACTAAAGCGCTGGGCCAGCACGCCGGTGGGCTCGTGTGAGCGGGCAATCTCGCTCCGAATGGCCGGGGTGGTGCGGGCTTGCGGATGAATGGAGTGCATCACGTCCTCCTTCGATGAGGAGTTCGGCGCCGCAGGCCGTCAAAGCGCCAAGTATACTCCTCAATCGCCCAACGCACCCGGTCCCAACAACGTTCCGCCACCAAACATCTAGCACTACTTTGGCAGGTATGAGGAACCGGGCGAGCTCAGAAGATTTCTCCCGCTGAGAGATCCTGGTTGGAGGTGAGTCATGAGCACCTCGATTGCTTGGGAACACGAACTTCAGTCCTGGCTTGAACCCTTCCTCAAACCTCTTCGTCACCCGGCACGCTGGCGCATGTGCCCACTCTATGTGGCCGGGTTGATCGGCCCCGGTGAGCGCAAGAGCCTGCAGCCAATGGCCGCCCGGGTGGCTCCGGCCGACTATGACCAACTGCATCACTTCGTGGCGGTGGGCCCTTGGGACGAGGCGCCGCTGAAAGCTGAACTCCTGGCCCAGGCCAACCGGCTTGTCGGCGGGCCTGACGCTATCCTGGTGATCGACGACACGGCCCTGCCCAAGAAGGGCACGCAGTCTGTCGGCGTGTCCTCGCAATATGCCGGAGCTCTGGGCAAGAAGACGAACTGCCAGAGCTTGGTCTCGCTCACCCTTGCCAAGGGTGAAGTGCCGATCCCAATCGTCTTACGGCTGTTTCTGCCCGACACCTGGATCGCGGATCCGGAGCGCTTGCAGCACGCGGGTGTTCCCGAAGCCTTCTGGGTGGAGCGCTCGAAGCCGGAGATGGCGCTGGAGGAACTCCAGCAGGTGATGCAGGCGGGTGTGAGCTTTGGGGCGGTTCTGGCCGATGCCGGCTACGGCATCAGTGCTCCGTTCCGGCAGGGCTTGTCAGCGCTCGGCTTGGCATGGGCGGTGGGCATTCCCCGCATTCAGAAGGTGTATCCTGCAGACGTGCGGTTAGTCCTGCCACCCGTCACCCGTGGAGGGCCGCGCAAGACGCTTGTACCGGACGAGGATTCTATTGCGGCCGAAGCCCAGCTGGCGAAGAGCTCATGGCAGCGGATCACCTGGCGACGCGGCACCAAGGGGCCGCTGCGGGCGAAGTTCGCGGCCGTGCGCGTGCGGGTGGCCGATGGGCCCGAGGTGCGTCTGCAGGGGCGTACCGGCCAGCATCTGCCCGGCGACGAGGTCTGGCTGGTGGGCGAGCACCGCTCGTCGGGCGAGCGCAAGTACTATCTGTCCAACCTACCGCCCGACACAAAGTTGAAGCAGCTGGCCTCGCTCATCAAGGCGCGCTGGGTGTGCGAGCAGGCGCATCAGCAACTCAAGGAAGAACTTGGGCTCGATCACTTCGAGGGCCGCTCGTGGCGGGGCTTGCATCGGCATGCCCTGCTGACGCTGATTGCGTATTTGTTCTTGCAGCATCTGCGCTTGCGCGCCGCTAAGCGGGAAAAAAAGAAGATCCAGCGGGCCACCGCCACAACCGACGCTGCCGGCTGTTCGGCGCATGCTGCTTGATCATATGGCGTATGCCATGCGCTTGCGATGTCCGATCTGCCGGGCCCACTTCACCCTTGGATCACTGATGAAAATGCCAAAGTAGTGCTAGTCAACTTCCCGATTGGGTCAACCTAAGCCCTCAAGCGAGGTCACATGAAGGTCGCCTCGTAGCCCAATTGCGGAATTAACTCTAAGCTCGACTTTGGCCATTTCTGGCGGGTGATGTGGGAGCGCAGGGCGGCGAAGCGAACGATGCGGTAGACTGGCAGCGTTTCCGCCAAGAGACACCACCATGCCGGACCTGCCCGCCCGCTTCGCCGCGATCATTGTAGCGTTTGCCCCGCTCTTTCGCCACCGAACCTGGCGTCATGCCGAGGTCCTGCTCGTCGGAGCCATCCTGGCACCCGGTAAGCGCACCGTGACCAGCATCTTGCGTATCACCGGCCTCAGTCGCGAGCGCCACTTCGTCAACTATCATCGCGTGCTCAGTCGGGCTCGCTGGAGCACACGCGAGGCGGCCCGGCTGTTGCTGGGCCTGCTGATCCAGGCCTTTGCCCCAACCGGTCCGGTGATCCTCGGCCTGGATGACACCATTGAGCGCCGCCGCGGCAAGCGCATCAAAGCCAAGGGCATCTACCGCGATCCGGTGCGCTCCTCCGATGCTCATTTCGTCAAGGCCTCGGGCCTGCGGTGGATCAACCTCATGCTCCTGGCTCCCATTCCATGGGCAGCTCGCACCTGGGCCCTGCCGTTCCTCACTGCCCTGGCACCCTCCGAGCGGTATTGCCGTGAGCGGGGGCAGCGGCACAAAAAGCTGACCGACTGGGCGCGTCAGATGATGCTGCAGGTCAGGCGGTGGTTGCCTGAGCGCGAATTGGTGCTGGTGGCCGATATGGGCTTTGCCGCCCTGGAACTGCTGGCAGCGCTGTCTCGCCGCGGCGTGATCTGTATTACCCGGCTTCGCCTGGATGCCGCCCTCTACGAGCCGGCTTCACGGCGCCGGCCGGGGACGAAGGGCCGTCCGCGCACCAAAGGAGCTCGGTTGCCGAACCTTTCCGATGTGTTGCTCCGGACGAGCACGCGCTGGCGCCGCGTCACGGTGCCTGGCTGGTATGGCGAAGGAGATCGCGTGGTCGAGTTCTGCTCGGCCACGGCCGTGTGGCGCCATGGCGGAATGCCCATCGTGCCGATCCGCTGGGTCGTGCTGCGTGATCCTCTCGGTCGGTTCTCGCCCCAAGCCCTGCTGTGCACCGATCCCACGCGCGATCCGCTGCAGATCATCCGCTGGTTCATCCTGCGCTGGCAGATCGAGGTCACCTTCCAGGAGGCGCGTGCACATCTGGGCGTAGAGACCCAGCGGCAATGGTCGGATCAGGCCGTCGCCCGCACCACGCCCTGCTTGCTCGGACTGTTCTCAATCGTGACTCTGCTGGCCGCGCAACTCGGTCAGCGCTCCCGAACCGCTGTTTGGATCGACAGCTGGTATCGCAAGTCTCATCCGACTTTCGCGGATGCCCTGGCGGCCGTGCGGCGTCAGATCTGGAGCGAGATGGGTTTATTCACATCACGCTACCGACACAAAATGTCGAAACCCTCACACGCCCTTCAACGAGGCTTGGTTTACGCGCTCTGCCAAGCCGCCTGATTGGCCAAAGTCGAGCTAAGGTCGGCCCCGTGCCAGTTGCAGACCTTCTGGAATGCCGTGGCCATGGACCAAGACGAAGTGAACTCAAATTCGGTCTGGTAGATTTCAGTCAAAGCCCGCCAGATCACAACGAGGATTGGCGGGCTCTTTGTGCTTACACGGGAGATGGAGCTTTCGGCTTTGGGTGCTCAAGGAAGAAGCGCATCATCTCGCGGCTGGCCTCGGGCCCGTGTGGCTCAGTGTAGGAACCAGTCGCACTTCCACCAGACCAAGCATGACCCGCCCCGTGGAGCACCCAATGCTCAAGCATTGGGTGTCCGCTGTCATCGCACCCGACTGTACGGGTGTAGCCTACTCCCCCTGGAGACTGCCCGCGGCTGACCGTCGTGCGGAGATCCGAGCTCGCCTTCGACTGAGCAATGACCTGATCGCCATTGACGGGGTTAACAGTCGTGTCGCGATCGCCATGGAACACGATGGTCGGCACGAGCTGATTGGTTCCACTATGATGAAGCGTTCCGCCCTGTCGCATGGCAGCGAACGCGGACGGCATGTCACGAGCCGCCCCACACGCTAGCCCGGAGTGCACCCCAACCGCCGCATAGAGGTCTGGGTAAGCCGAGCCCATGATTGCCGCGGCGGCCCCGCCGGCTGAGAGCCCAGCGACATAGATCCGTCCTGGTTCGACCGAGAAGTCGCGCATGATCTGACGCGTGATGCCGGCGATCAGCGAGGGCTCGCCCCGATCCCGCTGCTGATCGCCTGCGTTGAACCAGTTCCAGCACTTGGACACGTTGGCCGACTGGGCCTGTGCCGGATAGGCAACCAGAAACGTCTGCTCCTCGGCCAATTCGTTCATCTGCGTCCCAGCGGCAAAATCGTCCGGCGACTGGGTGCAGCCGTGCAGCATCACCACGAGCGGCACAGGCTGACCCGAGTAGCTGCTTGGGATGTAGACCTTGTAGGCACGGCTTCCCGCCTCATTGGCAAAGGACTTCTCTTCAAACCGGGCTCCCTCCGGCAGCGGGGCCGGCGCGCGGGTCGGGTCAAGCCCGACCAATCCATCGAGACCAAGCGTGGAGCCGGATTGGCCCACACGGTCGAGGAAGCCGCGTAGCGCCTCCGGCACCTGCGGATGGGCCAAGCCTCCGGCAAGACTGTCAAACGCGTTAGAAGGAGGATGCGAGGAGTCGAATTTTGGCGGGGTCCACGCCCCTCCTCCGGAGGATGGGGGCACCATATTGATGATCCGCGAGAAATGCCCCGGTGGGCGCTTGCTTGCATCTCCTGCGGCATCGCTCGGGGCGGTTGACGGATTGGCGCCCGGAAGTTCGCCCCGAAGGACCGCCATGGCTTCGGCGAGCCGGCCTTCGCGGGTGAGGCGGGTTGCCTCGAGCATATCGATATTCGCTTTTGCGTTCATGGTTTCGGTCCTGTGGTTGGGCAAAGCGGGGCCTGCCCCTTCCGTCGGGAAGGGTTGGGCAGGTTCGAAAGTCGGGGAGACGGAGCTACCCGGTGGTCAGCGCATGCGGTCCTTCA is a window of Microvirga ossetica DNA encoding:
- a CDS encoding IS481 family transposase, with protein sequence MHSIHPQARTTPAIRSEIARSHEPTGVLAQRFSVSTETVRKWRKRGAKDCQDHSSRPHKLPWKATEEERAIVCALRQATGFPLDDLTFVVTHFLPHLNRDAVYRILKAEGLGRLPPAQQRKRESGTFKDYDLGFVHIDIKHLPKLETANGESRKRFLYVAIDRCSRWVHLAVKDDELATSAVAFLKEAIRAFPFKVTHVLTDRGSCFTADGFEHACRKLKVEHRKTKPYTPQTNGLVERFNGRVQREVLGITIYSHRDLETLLKGFNQAYNRRRQRVLKGASPEQVVHRRLAAEPNLANARFKPPDRYALAQALHVVAHAKEVSHPDN
- a CDS encoding IS701 family transposase, producing the protein MSTSIAWEHELQSWLEPFLKPLRHPARWRMCPLYVAGLIGPGERKSLQPMAARVAPADYDQLHHFVAVGPWDEAPLKAELLAQANRLVGGPDAILVIDDTALPKKGTQSVGVSSQYAGALGKKTNCQSLVSLTLAKGEVPIPIVLRLFLPDTWIADPERLQHAGVPEAFWVERSKPEMALEELQQVMQAGVSFGAVLADAGYGISAPFRQGLSALGLAWAVGIPRIQKVYPADVRLVLPPVTRGGPRKTLVPDEDSIAAEAQLAKSSWQRITWRRGTKGPLRAKFAAVRVRVADGPEVRLQGRTGQHLPGDEVWLVGEHRSSGERKYYLSNLPPDTKLKQLASLIKARWVCEQAHQQLKEELGLDHFEGRSWRGLHRHALLTLIAYLFLQHLRLRAAKREKKKIQRATATTDAAGCSAHAA
- a CDS encoding transposase, translating into MPDLPARFAAIIVAFAPLFRHRTWRHAEVLLVGAILAPGKRTVTSILRITGLSRERHFVNYHRVLSRARWSTREAARLLLGLLIQAFAPTGPVILGLDDTIERRRGKRIKAKGIYRDPVRSSDAHFVKASGLRWINLMLLAPIPWAARTWALPFLTALAPSERYCRERGQRHKKLTDWARQMMLQVRRWLPERELVLVADMGFAALELLAALSRRGVICITRLRLDAALYEPASRRRPGTKGRPRTKGARLPNLSDVLLRTSTRWRRVTVPGWYGEGDRVVEFCSATAVWRHGGMPIVPIRWVVLRDPLGRFSPQALLCTDPTRDPLQIIRWFILRWQIEVTFQEARAHLGVETQRQWSDQAVARTTPCLLGLFSIVTLLAAQLGQRSRTAVWIDSWYRKSHPTFADALAAVRRQIWSEMGLFTSRYRHKMSKPSHALQRGLVYALCQAA
- a CDS encoding alpha/beta hydrolase family esterase, coding for MNAKANIDMLEATRLTREGRLAEAMAVLRGELPGANPSTAPSDAAGDASKRPPGHFSRIINMVPPSSGGGAWTPPKFDSSHPPSNAFDSLAGGLAHPQVPEALRGFLDRVGQSGSTLGLDGLVGLDPTRAPAPLPEGARFEEKSFANEAGSRAYKVYIPSSYSGQPVPLVVMLHGCTQSPDDFAAGTQMNELAEEQTFLVAYPAQAQSANVSKCWNWFNAGDQQRDRGEPSLIAGITRQIMRDFSVEPGRIYVAGLSAGGAAAAIMGSAYPDLYAAVGVHSGLACGAARDMPSAFAAMRQGGTLHHSGTNQLVPTIVFHGDRDTTVNPVNGDQVIAQSKASSDLRTTVSRGQSPGGVGYTRTVGCDDSGHPMLEHWVLHGAGHAWSGGSATGSYTEPHGPEASREMMRFFLEHPKPKAPSPV